The Clostridia bacterium genome contains a region encoding:
- a CDS encoding PHP domain-containing protein: protein MICDLHLHSVYSDGKLTPEKLVRRAKDRNIDCISLTDHDTISGVSQAINCGEMLGVQVLSGIEISSYEEIEIHILAYNIDYANPCLARELEELQDLRKVRNYCIAEKLATFGINIDMDEIYSQTSNKTIGRPDIADEMVKQGVSPTRNAVFDEYLGFGKKAYVRSKRLTPREAIELATRYGGSPVLAHPKNLKLAQHVVAELVANLKGFGLQGIEADYYAHTDFERKFYRSLADKYKLIVTGGSDYHDSTHGGDGVFTPNKLTRKVLNIKEV, encoded by the coding sequence ATGATATGTGATTTACATCTTCACTCCGTCTATTCGGACGGAAAATTAACGCCCGAAAAATTAGTAAGAAGAGCCAAAGACCGAAATATCGACTGTATCTCGCTTACCGACCACGACACAATTAGCGGAGTTAGCCAAGCTATTAATTGCGGAGAAATGTTGGGCGTACAAGTTTTAAGCGGAATTGAAATATCTAGTTACGAGGAAATTGAAATTCATATTTTAGCGTACAATATTGACTACGCTAACCCTTGTCTTGCTCGTGAACTTGAAGAATTGCAAGATTTACGCAAAGTTCGCAATTACTGTATAGCTGAAAAGCTTGCTACTTTTGGTATTAACATAGATATGGACGAAATATATTCTCAAACGTCTAATAAGACTATCGGTAGACCCGACATAGCCGACGAGATGGTAAAACAAGGCGTAAGTCCAACTCGCAACGCCGTTTTTGACGAATATTTAGGCTTTGGCAAAAAGGCTTATGTTAGGTCAAAAAGGCTTACTCCAAGAGAAGCGATTGAGTTAGCCACAAGATACGGCGGTTCGCCTGTTCTTGCCCACCCCAAAAATCTCAAATTAGCCCAACACGTAGTAGCCGAACTTGTAGCCAATCTTAAAGGTTTTGGTTTGCAAGGTATTGAAGCCGATTATTATGCGCATACTGATTTTGAGCGTAAGTTTTACCGTTCGCTTGCCGACAAATACAAATTAATTGTAACTGGCGGTAGCGATTATCACGATAGCACTCACGGTGGGGACGGAGTATTTACCCCCAATAAATTGACAAGAAAGGTGCTAAATATTAAGGAAGTATAG
- a CDS encoding GGGtGRT protein: MITFESYNRRIDHINEVLAQYGIKDLQQAKDICVNKGINCEEIIKSIQPIAFDNAVWAYTVGCAIAINSKCITAADAAQAIGVGLQAFCIKGSVADHRKVGLGHGNLGAMLLSENVSCFAFLAGHESFAAAEGAIGIAKTANKVRKTPLQVILNGLGKDAAYIISRINGFTYVQTYFDHEEEKLQIIKSIPFSKGERANIRCYGADDVNEGVAIMQHEHVDVSITGNSTNPTRFQHPVAGIYKKWTVENNIKYFSVASGGGTGRTLHPDNMAAGPASYGMTDTMGRMHSDAQFAGSSSVPAHVEMMGLIGMGNNPMVGATVACAVAVAVAQK; encoded by the coding sequence ATGATTACATTTGAAAGTTATAATCGTAGAATAGACCATATAAACGAAGTTTTAGCTCAATATGGCATTAAAGACCTTCAACAGGCAAAAGATATTTGCGTAAATAAAGGTATAAATTGCGAAGAAATAATTAAGTCAATTCAACCTATCGCCTTTGATAACGCAGTTTGGGCTTATACGGTAGGTTGCGCTATTGCAATTAATTCTAAATGTATAACCGCCGCCGACGCTGCGCAAGCAATAGGCGTAGGGCTACAAGCATTCTGCATTAAGGGTAGCGTTGCCGACCACCGCAAGGTGGGACTAGGTCACGGCAATCTTGGCGCTATGCTTCTTAGCGAAAACGTTTCTTGTTTTGCCTTCCTTGCAGGACACGAGAGTTTTGCCGCAGCCGAAGGCGCTATTGGCATTGCAAAAACAGCAAACAAAGTGCGCAAGACCCCTCTACAAGTTATTCTTAACGGTTTGGGCAAAGACGCAGCTTACATTATTAGTCGTATTAATGGCTTTACCTATGTTCAAACATATTTTGACCACGAAGAGGAAAAACTACAAATAATTAAATCAATACCGTTTAGCAAGGGCGAAAGAGCTAATATTCGTTGTTACGGAGCAGACGACGTAAACGAAGGCGTAGCTATTATGCAACACGAACACGTTGACGTTTCTATTACGGGCAACAGCACAAACCCCACTCGTTTCCAACACCCGGTAGCAGGTATTTACAAAAAATGGACGGTTGAAAACAACATTAAATACTTCTCGGTTGCAAGCGGTGGTGGCACAGGCAGAACGCTTCACCCCGACAATATGGCGGCAGGTCCTGCTAGCTATGGTATGACCGACACTATGGGCAGAATGCACAGCGATGCGCAATTTGCAGGTAGTTCGAGCGTGCCTGCCCACGTAGAAATGATGGGACTTATTGGTATGGGCAACAATCCTATGGTCGGCGCAACAGTCGCTTGCGCAGTAGCGGTAGCGGTAGCCCAAAAGTAA
- a CDS encoding pseudouridine synthase: MKEFTIDDVPILYEDNHILVVVKPQNIPTQEDKSGDLDLLTLLKGYIKQKYNKEGEAYLGLVHRLDRPTGGIMVFARTSKAAARLSATFVTHEIEKRYLTVLCGELHIPQGTLTSYLKKNALTNTVYVSNVGTAGAKKATLDYKVLDYAENLSLVDVVLETGRSHQIRVQFASQGNAVFGDVRYGGDRFGKGNLALFAYQLVLTHPVTNKRMVFVCYPPEDFPFNLFDVNKYIDYFHQDEY, encoded by the coding sequence ATGAAAGAATTTACTATTGACGACGTTCCAATACTTTACGAAGATAACCATATTCTTGTTGTGGTCAAACCTCAAAATATACCTACCCAAGAAGACAAATCTGGCGATTTAGACCTACTCACCTTACTTAAAGGCTATATCAAACAAAAATATAATAAAGAGGGCGAAGCCTACTTAGGGCTTGTGCATAGACTTGACCGTCCAACAGGCGGAATTATGGTATTTGCCCGCACAAGTAAAGCCGCCGCAAGACTTAGCGCTACTTTTGTCACTCACGAAATTGAAAAGCGTTACTTAACCGTACTTTGTGGCGAATTGCATATTCCACAAGGCACACTAACCTCTTACCTTAAAAAGAACGCTCTAACTAACACCGTTTACGTTTCTAACGTCGGTACTGCGGGGGCAAAGAAAGCCACGCTAGATTATAAAGTTCTTGATTATGCCGAAAATCTTAGCTTGGTTGACGTCGTACTCGAAACGGGTAGAAGCCACCAAATAAGAGTTCAATTTGCTTCTCAGGGCAATGCGGTGTTTGGCGACGTTCGTTATGGCGGAGATAGGTTTGGCAAAGGTAACCTTGCTTTATTTGCTTATCAGCTTGTGCTAACGCACCCTGTTACAAATAAACGTATGGTGTTTGTATGCTATCCGCCCGAAGACTTTCCTTTCAATCTTTTTGACGTCAATAAATATATCGACTATTTCCATCAAGACGAATATTAA
- a CDS encoding class I SAM-dependent methyltransferase: MIAQDWKDYLVLTTGEGQKVEKWGDIILSRPDPQVIWKNCGVSISPHAIYHRSSTGGGEWEYLKPMPDKWTVGWKNLKFIVKPMGFKHTGLFPEQAVNWQIMIDLIKNANRKINVLNLFAYTGAATVACSYAGANVCHVDSAKNMVERAKENVALNKLSNMPIRYIVDDCAKFVKREINRGVKYDAIIMDPPSYGRGANGEIWKLEDNLYDFVNLCCQVLSDKPLFVLINSYTTGLQPMVLENILKLNLQKYKGNITAYEVGLPTQEGINLPCGASGLFVGV; this comes from the coding sequence GTGATAGCGCAAGATTGGAAAGATTATTTAGTGCTTACAACCGGCGAAGGGCAAAAAGTTGAAAAATGGGGCGACATTATTTTGTCACGCCCCGACCCACAAGTTATTTGGAAGAATTGCGGTGTTTCGATAAGTCCGCACGCAATATACCACCGAAGTTCAACCGGCGGAGGCGAATGGGAATATCTTAAACCTATGCCTGATAAATGGACGGTAGGGTGGAAAAATTTAAAATTTATAGTTAAACCTATGGGCTTTAAACATACCGGATTGTTCCCCGAACAAGCTGTAAATTGGCAAATTATGATTGACTTAATCAAAAATGCCAACCGTAAAATCAACGTGCTTAATTTGTTTGCCTATACGGGCGCAGCGACAGTTGCGTGTAGTTACGCAGGAGCTAACGTTTGCCACGTAGATAGCGCAAAAAATATGGTTGAACGTGCAAAAGAGAATGTTGCGCTCAATAAATTATCCAATATGCCTATAAGATATATTGTAGATGATTGCGCAAAATTTGTTAAACGAGAAATAAATAGAGGAGTTAAATACGACGCTATTATTATGGACCCGCCTAGCTACGGCAGGGGCGCAAATGGCGAAATATGGAAGCTTGAAGACAATTTATATGACTTTGTCAATTTGTGTTGTCAAGTTTTAAGCGACAAGCCTCTATTTGTTTTGATTAATTCCTATACGACAGGGCTTCAACCTATGGTGCTTGAAAACATTTTGAAACTAAATTTACAAAAATATAAAGGCAATATTACGGCGTACGAGGTAGGTTTACCTACGCAAGAGGGCATCAACCTTCCTTGCGGAGCGTCGGGATTATTTGTAGGGGTGTAA
- the ileS gene encoding isoleucine--tRNA ligase, whose amino-acid sequence MYKKVDSSLNFVEREKETLKYWQDNNIVEQSFARNAGQKSFAFYDGPPTANGKPHIGHVLTRVIKDLIPRYRVMKGYSVLRKAGWDTHGLPVELEVEKQLGLDGKQDIEKFGIEPFIKKCKESVWKYKGEWENLSQRVAYWADMKNPYITYDNNYIESEWWAFKEIDKKGLLYKGHKIVPYCPRCGTALSSHEVAQGYKDVEETSVVARFLSVDQPNTYYLAWTTTPWTLPSNVALCVNPDEIYVTIKQDDKYYILARDLVINFFENCEIVKEQRGKELEGKKYIPLFAYQKEVNAYRIVCDGYVTLTDGTGIVHIAPAFGEEDSRVGKKYDLPLVQMVDTRGKFVKEATGLADIFCKDADKLIIADLRKRGLLHKELLYKHSYPFCWRCDTPLIYYARKSWFIKVTDIKKQLIESNNSVNWLPESIKEGRMGNFLENVIDWGVSRERYWGTPLPIWVCDKCGKTHIVGSRKELDELSHCGQVELHRPYIDKVTWKCDCGGNYVRTPEVADCWFDSGSMPYAQFHYPFENVELFEKNFPADFISEAIDQTRGWFYTLLAVSTLLFGKASFKNCVVLGLVGDKDGVKMSKHKGNVVDPWVPLEKQGTDAVRWYFYTASQPYLPSRFYDEAVSEAQRKFLGTFWNTYAFFVLYADIDKFNPSKYNIENCKLSAMDKWILSKVNSLVRVVDEGLEHYQITDSARAIEEFSDLLSNWYVRRCRERYWGSSWTEDKQSAYVVLHKVLVTLCKVSAPFVPFITEEMYLNLVPEFFADAPKSVHLCDFPAVEEKYIDKSLEKGMDIVRDIVALGRNCRNASNIKNRQPLSKMYIVSDYKIDKFLQDIISEELNVKEILTAEGGEQFISYELKPQLKTLGPKYGKLLGSIRQFLTTCNAIDVVDTVRSGKTYVVTLQGQQVEFTADDLLITTLSKVGYATANIRDITVALDTTLSKELVEEGLLRELISKIQTMRKECGFVVTDHIGISLSGDKEVVEIANAKAEILKKETLADAIGINDGQIKELDINGHNVKVSLVVIK is encoded by the coding sequence ATGTACAAAAAAGTTGATAGTTCGCTTAACTTTGTAGAAAGGGAAAAGGAAACGCTTAAATATTGGCAAGATAATAACATTGTCGAGCAATCTTTTGCAAGAAACGCAGGGCAAAAGAGTTTTGCCTTCTACGACGGACCGCCAACGGCTAACGGTAAGCCTCACATAGGTCACGTCTTGACTAGGGTTATTAAAGACTTAATACCTCGTTATAGAGTTATGAAAGGCTACTCGGTGCTAAGAAAAGCCGGTTGGGACACACACGGTCTGCCCGTTGAGCTTGAAGTTGAAAAACAATTAGGTCTTGACGGCAAACAAGATATTGAAAAATTTGGCATCGAGCCTTTTATAAAAAAATGTAAAGAAAGCGTATGGAAATATAAGGGCGAGTGGGAAAATTTATCTCAACGGGTCGCCTACTGGGCGGATATGAAAAATCCTTATATTACTTACGACAACAACTATATTGAGTCGGAGTGGTGGGCTTTTAAAGAAATTGACAAAAAAGGACTACTTTACAAGGGGCATAAAATTGTGCCTTATTGTCCTCGTTGCGGTACGGCGCTATCTTCTCACGAAGTTGCGCAGGGTTACAAGGACGTTGAAGAAACTTCGGTAGTTGCAAGGTTTCTAAGCGTTGACCAACCTAACACCTATTACCTTGCTTGGACTACAACTCCTTGGACTTTGCCTAGTAACGTTGCGTTATGCGTCAATCCCGACGAGATATACGTAACAATTAAGCAAGACGATAAATACTACATTCTTGCAAGAGATTTAGTTATAAACTTCTTTGAAAATTGCGAAATTGTCAAAGAACAACGAGGCAAAGAGCTTGAAGGTAAGAAGTATATTCCTCTTTTTGCTTATCAAAAAGAAGTCAATGCTTACCGCATTGTTTGCGACGGTTATGTAACGCTTACCGACGGCACGGGTATTGTGCATATTGCGCCGGCTTTTGGCGAAGAAGACTCCCGAGTGGGCAAGAAATATGACCTTCCGCTAGTACAAATGGTGGATACAAGGGGTAAATTTGTTAAAGAAGCTACTGGTCTTGCCGACATATTTTGCAAAGACGCCGACAAACTTATAATTGCAGATTTACGTAAGCGTGGACTGCTCCACAAAGAATTACTATACAAACACAGCTATCCTTTTTGCTGGCGTTGCGATACTCCGCTAATCTATTACGCTCGCAAAAGTTGGTTTATCAAAGTTACCGATATTAAAAAGCAACTTATTGAGAGTAACAACTCGGTTAATTGGTTACCCGAGAGCATAAAAGAAGGCAGAATGGGCAACTTCCTTGAAAACGTTATAGACTGGGGCGTAAGTAGGGAAAGATATTGGGGTACGCCGTTGCCTATTTGGGTATGCGACAAATGCGGTAAAACTCATATTGTTGGCAGTAGGAAAGAGCTTGACGAATTGTCACACTGCGGACAAGTCGAACTTCACCGTCCCTATATAGATAAAGTTACTTGGAAATGCGATTGTGGCGGAAATTATGTAAGAACGCCCGAAGTTGCGGACTGTTGGTTTGACAGCGGTTCTATGCCTTATGCGCAGTTCCATTATCCCTTCGAAAATGTCGAACTTTTTGAAAAGAACTTTCCAGCCGACTTCATAAGCGAGGCAATCGACCAGACAAGAGGGTGGTTTTATACTCTACTTGCCGTATCGACTTTATTGTTCGGCAAGGCTAGTTTTAAAAATTGCGTCGTACTTGGGCTTGTTGGCGACAAAGACGGCGTAAAAATGAGCAAACACAAGGGCAACGTTGTCGACCCTTGGGTACCGCTAGAAAAACAAGGCACAGACGCCGTAAGGTGGTATTTCTATACGGCTTCGCAACCCTATTTGCCTAGTCGCTTCTATGACGAAGCGGTAAGCGAAGCGCAAAGAAAATTTTTAGGCACATTTTGGAACACTTACGCTTTCTTTGTTTTGTATGCCGATATAGATAAATTTAATCCTAGCAAATATAATATAGAAAATTGTAAACTTTCAGCAATGGACAAGTGGATACTTAGCAAAGTTAATTCGCTAGTTAGAGTTGTTGACGAAGGACTCGAACATTATCAAATAACCGACTCGGCAAGGGCGATTGAGGAATTTAGCGATTTGCTATCTAACTGGTATGTTCGTCGTTGTAGAGAAAGATACTGGGGCAGTAGTTGGACAGAGGATAAACAGTCGGCTTACGTAGTTTTGCATAAAGTTCTTGTAACGCTGTGCAAGGTTTCAGCGCCATTTGTACCCTTTATTACCGAAGAAATGTACTTAAATCTAGTACCCGAATTTTTTGCCGATGCGCCTAAATCAGTGCATCTATGCGACTTTCCCGCAGTAGAAGAAAAATATATTGATAAATCTCTTGAAAAAGGTATGGATATTGTTAGAGATATAGTAGCTCTCGGGCGAAATTGTAGAAACGCAAGCAATATAAAGAATCGTCAACCTTTAAGCAAAATGTATATTGTAAGCGACTATAAAATAGACAAATTTTTGCAAGACATTATTAGCGAAGAACTTAACGTTAAAGAAATTTTGACAGCCGAAGGGGGCGAACAATTTATTTCTTACGAGCTTAAACCGCAATTAAAGACGCTTGGACCAAAATATGGCAAACTTCTAGGTAGTATTAGACAATTTTTAACCACTTGTAACGCAATAGATGTTGTTGATACGGTAAGAAGCGGTAAGACCTATGTCGTAACCCTTCAAGGACAGCAAGTTGAGTTTACCGCCGACGACCTACTTATTACAACTCTTAGTAAAGTCGGTTACGCAACTGCAAATATTAGAGATATTACCGTCGCTCTTGATACGACGCTAAGTAAAGAGCTTGTCGAAGAAGGACTGCTAAGAGAACTTATTTCAAAAATACAAACTATGCGCAAAGAATGCGGTTTTGTAGTAACCGACCATATTGGCATCAGCCTTTCGGGCGACAAAGAAGTGGTCGAAATTGCAAACGCAAAGGCCGAAATTCTTAAAAAGGAAACGCTTGCCGACGCTATTGGCATAAACGACGGACAAATTAAAGAATTGGATATCAACGGACACAACGTTAAAGTATCCTTAGTGGTGATAAAGTGA
- a CDS encoding aldehyde dehydrogenase, whose amino-acid sequence MDYQSVIAKQAEFFASGATKSLAFRRSSLIKLRDQIILMEDKIKSAIYADLSKGSKDCYMTEMGLVLGEIRYMLKHLNKLARIKRVPTPLAQFPAKSYIYPQPYGQVLIMSPWNYPFMLTIEPLVSVIASGNTAVIKPSNYSANTSALIKELIESIFPPEFVAVTTGGREVNSALLEQKWDYIFFTGSKSVGKLVMEKASVNLTPVTLELGGKSPCIVDKTANIELTARRISWGKFINAGQTCVAPDYILVDKTIKDKFIERCKYYIELFYGQKPIDNPNLCKIINDKHYERLIGLINPQKVVYGGYGEPTKRKICPTIMDNVSIQDAVMQEEIFGPIMPIIPFDNIEEIYKIIEQNTHPLALYLFSCDKNTQKQVLSRVAFGGGCINDTIVHLSTDHLAFGGVGQSGMGSYHGKAGFDLFTHYKSILNKKNYLDITIRYPNKDSMTKGEKIIKKLL is encoded by the coding sequence ATGGATTATCAATCAGTAATTGCTAAACAAGCAGAGTTTTTCGCCTCAGGAGCAACTAAGAGTCTAGCGTTTAGACGTTCGTCTTTAATAAAGCTACGTGACCAGATTATATTAATGGAAGACAAAATTAAGTCTGCAATATATGCCGACTTATCCAAAGGTAGCAAAGACTGCTATATGACAGAAATGGGACTTGTGCTTGGCGAAATACGCTATATGCTCAAACATCTTAACAAATTAGCTCGCATTAAACGTGTTCCTACGCCACTAGCGCAATTTCCTGCAAAAAGTTATATTTATCCCCAACCTTATGGACAAGTTCTAATTATGAGTCCTTGGAACTACCCCTTTATGCTTACAATCGAACCGCTTGTGTCGGTAATTGCAAGCGGAAACACCGCAGTAATTAAGCCGAGCAATTATTCGGCAAATACTAGCGCATTGATTAAAGAATTGATAGAATCGATTTTTCCACCCGAATTTGTTGCGGTGACTACGGGCGGTAGAGAGGTAAATTCGGCGCTACTCGAACAAAAATGGGACTATATTTTCTTTACCGGCAGTAAATCCGTTGGCAAACTTGTAATGGAAAAAGCAAGCGTAAATTTAACCCCAGTAACGCTTGAACTTGGCGGAAAAAGTCCTTGCATAGTTGATAAAACGGCTAATATTGAGTTGACGGCAAGAAGAATAAGCTGGGGCAAATTTATTAATGCTGGTCAAACTTGCGTTGCGCCCGACTATATCTTAGTAGACAAGACAATTAAAGATAAGTTTATTGAACGCTGTAAATATTATATCGAACTTTTCTATGGTCAAAAGCCGATTGATAACCCTAACTTATGCAAAATTATTAACGATAAACATTATGAACGTTTGATTGGTCTAATAAATCCCCAAAAAGTAGTCTACGGCGGTTATGGCGAACCGACAAAACGTAAAATATGTCCCACTATAATGGACAATGTTTCTATTCAAGACGCAGTTATGCAGGAAGAAATTTTTGGCCCGATTATGCCGATTATTCCATTTGATAATATTGAAGAAATTTACAAAATAATAGAACAAAACACTCACCCGCTTGCGTTATATTTGTTCTCTTGCGATAAAAATACTCAAAAGCAAGTCCTTTCAAGGGTAGCGTTTGGCGGTGGCTGTATCAACGACACCATAGTTCACCTCTCAACCGACCACCTCGCCTTCGGCGGAGTTGGGCAAAGCGGTATGGGAAGTTATCACGGCAAAGCGGGTTTTGACTTGTTTACCCACTACAAGAGCATACTTAACAAGAAAAATTACCTAGATATTACTATTCGTTATCCAAATAAAGACAGTATGACAAAGGGCGAAAAGATAATTAAAAAATTACTTTAA
- a CDS encoding YafY family protein: MQNSILVGIVLTLLNKKFVTASQLGQKYEISTRSVYRYVDTLCEAGVPIFSNKGKHGGIGILPSYKLSNTYFTSQEFARLKQAITTFDVQDNITTTVLDKVDALAESLNVSSYVLGSAQLVVDTPQSPQMQYKLATLTDAVIRRRICSIVYHDNVGQTSTRDILPCCLLLKGGLWYIYAFCLLRQDFRFFKITRIAELTISNLEFKPIEYDISKASQLHTPTIEPDIEFSFDFKAIIKTKVEEWLGIEAVTSTDKGYTASAKLPFDDLLLSKLVSFTSNISNVFPEQLAYKLKAIMIDALRNYSFKVISRNDAKN, translated from the coding sequence ATGCAAAACAGTATTTTAGTGGGAATTGTACTTACGCTACTTAACAAAAAATTTGTCACAGCTAGTCAACTTGGTCAAAAATATGAAATATCTACTCGAAGCGTTTATCGTTATGTAGATACTTTGTGCGAAGCGGGCGTTCCCATATTTAGCAACAAAGGCAAGCACGGCGGGATAGGCATACTACCCAGCTATAAATTAAGCAATACTTATTTTACAAGTCAAGAATTTGCCAGGCTTAAACAAGCCATAACCACATTTGACGTTCAAGACAATATAACTACAACCGTACTAGACAAAGTCGATGCGCTTGCCGAGTCGTTAAACGTTTCTAGTTATGTTTTAGGTAGCGCTCAACTTGTAGTAGATACACCGCAAAGTCCTCAAATGCAGTACAAGCTTGCCACTTTAACCGACGCTGTGATAAGAAGAAGAATTTGTTCAATAGTTTATCACGACAATGTCGGGCAAACTTCTACACGGGATATTTTGCCTTGTTGCCTACTTCTTAAAGGCGGTTTGTGGTACATTTATGCTTTTTGTCTTCTTAGGCAAGATTTTAGATTTTTTAAGATTACCCGCATCGCCGAATTGACTATTAGTAATCTCGAATTTAAACCAATCGAATATGATATTTCTAAGGCAAGCCAGTTGCATACTCCTACTATCGAGCCGGATATAGAGTTTTCATTTGATTTTAAGGCTATTATTAAGACTAAGGTTGAAGAGTGGCTAGGAATTGAGGCGGTAACAAGCACAGACAAGGGCTATACGGCAAGCGCAAAATTACCCTTTGACGATTTATTACTGTCAAAATTAGTTAGTTTTACAAGTAATATTAGCAACGTTTTTCCAGAGCAACTTGCCTATAAACTTAAAGCCATTATGATTGACGCTTTGAGAAATTATAGCTTTAAGGTCATTTCAAGAAACGACGCTAAAAATTAG
- a CDS encoding UDP-N-acetylglucosamine--N-acetylmuramyl-(pentapeptide) pyrophosphoryl-undecaprenol N-acetylglucosamine transferase, with the protein MRIVLTGGGSGGHVIPNIALIEQLKDKCELFYIGSSGIEQRLIEKFKFVKFYCYNPPKFKREFALSNLALPFKFVKAMRQVKKILQEIKPDKVFSKGGYVGLPVVLMANKLKIRCIGHESDSSVGLAHKLALNKYSTFFTAYNIKLPKRKCNVIKSGAIIRQSIYLGERLSGIMETGFNGQRPILLVLGGSLGANSLNKKIIECSDVLTRSYDCFVICGKGKNNYINQPHIRFVEYCDNIAEVYKCARIAITRGGASALAELACLGIPFISVPLIKASRREQEANTDYFVKAGCGFRLNEENINPISLESYLTRIEKNYSVLRSASKRICFDSTVEIAEYLLK; encoded by the coding sequence ATGCGTATAGTATTAACTGGCGGTGGTAGCGGAGGACACGTTATCCCAAATATTGCTCTAATAGAACAACTTAAAGATAAATGCGAACTTTTTTATATAGGCAGTTCGGGCATAGAGCAACGGCTAATTGAAAAATTTAAATTTGTCAAATTTTATTGCTATAATCCGCCAAAATTTAAAAGAGAATTTGCTTTATCCAACCTAGCTTTGCCTTTTAAATTTGTAAAGGCTATGCGTCAAGTTAAAAAAATATTGCAAGAAATCAAACCCGACAAAGTGTTTAGCAAGGGCGGTTATGTGGGGCTACCCGTTGTTCTTATGGCAAATAAGTTAAAAATAAGGTGTATCGGTCACGAAAGCGACAGTAGCGTAGGACTTGCGCACAAACTTGCGCTTAACAAATACAGTACTTTTTTTACGGCGTACAATATTAAATTACCTAAGAGAAAATGTAATGTTATAAAAAGCGGAGCAATAATAAGGCAAAGTATTTATTTAGGCGAAAGGCTAAGTGGCATTATGGAAACGGGCTTTAACGGTCAAAGACCTATACTTCTTGTGTTAGGCGGTAGTCTTGGAGCAAATAGTTTAAATAAAAAAATTATTGAATGTAGCGATGTTTTAACTCGTAGTTACGATTGTTTTGTAATATGCGGTAAGGGAAAAAATAACTATATCAATCAACCTCATATAAGATTTGTAGAGTATTGCGATAACATAGCCGAAGTCTATAAGTGCGCCCGAATAGCTATCACTAGGGGCGGGGCAAGCGCTCTTGCAGAGCTTGCGTGTCTAGGCATACCATTTATATCAGTCCCGCTTATCAAGGCAAGCAGGCGTGAACAAGAGGCTAATACCGACTATTTTGTAAAGGCAGGTTGCGGTTTCAGGCTTAACGAAGAAAATATCAACCCAATTTCGCTTGAAAGTTACCTAACTAGAATTGAAAAAAACTATTCGGTTTTGCGTTCGGCTTCTAAGAGAATATGCTTTGATTCGACTGTTGAAATAGCCGAATATCTGTTAAAATAA
- the sigE gene encoding RNA polymerase sporulation sigma factor SigE: MKLLELLRKVLHIAELDNLVNYICGTEALPKPLSPEEEASLLLVVASDTTARDKLIEHNLRLVVYLAKKFENTGLELEDLVSVGTIGLIKAVNSFEMDKKIKLATYASRCIENEILMYLRKVVRRKLEVSLDEPLNVDGEGNELLLCDILGTDSDTVFKDIEESVEKQLLFSSIKKLGAREQQIVLLRFGLFGQEEKTQKEVADLLGISQSYISRLEKKIIVRLKKEIVKLV, from the coding sequence ATGAAACTACTTGAACTTTTACGCAAAGTCCTACATATTGCCGAGCTTGATAATTTAGTAAATTATATTTGCGGTACTGAGGCGTTACCTAAGCCGTTGTCGCCCGAAGAAGAAGCTAGCTTGCTACTTGTAGTTGCTAGCGACACGACTGCTCGTGACAAATTAATCGAACACAACCTTAGACTTGTGGTTTACCTTGCCAAAAAATTTGAGAATACCGGCTTAGAGCTAGAAGACCTTGTTTCGGTTGGCACAATAGGACTTATTAAAGCTGTAAATTCTTTTGAAATGGATAAAAAAATTAAACTAGCAACCTACGCTTCACGTTGTATTGAAAATGAAATTTTAATGTATTTACGCAAAGTAGTGCGTCGCAAGCTTGAAGTATCTCTCGATGAACCGCTCAACGTTGACGGCGAAGGTAACGAACTGTTACTTTGCGACATTTTAGGCACAGATAGCGACACCGTCTTTAAGGATATTGAAGAATCTGTCGAGAAACAGCTACTCTTTTCTAGCATAAAAAAGTTGGGCGCAAGAGAACAACAAATAGTCTTGCTTCGCTTTGGTTTATTTGGTCAGGAAGAAAAAACTCAAAAAGAAGTTGCCGACTTACTTGGCATTTCTCAATCGTACATATCTAGGCTAGAAAAAAAGATTATAGTTAGGCTAAAAAAAGAAATCGTTAAACTTGTCTAG